One Primulina eburnea isolate SZY01 chromosome 4, ASM2296580v1, whole genome shotgun sequence genomic window, gttttatttgatcagcttgtGCTACCATTTGAATGATTAGAGTGAATAATTTGGGATACAAAACTGAAAATCGATTTGTaaataaggaaaaaaaataacaaCGCTTCAATTAACAAAGAATTGATAAATTGGAAATTAGTCATGGACAACATTAATCAATTCCAAgcgagtaggtctcatgtgagaccgtctcacggattatatcTATATATTCTAACACTTCCTTTTCATATCAACTAAGTTAAGGACTAAAGAGCACCTTCAGTATCAGTGAACAACTTCGTTTCTATATCATATAACCAAGAATGAAGAGTTGCAGAAGTTATAGTTGATATAGAGGTTGTCGTCAGACTAATCAATTGTAGGTCAATTGGATTTCGTCATCTCCATTAATTGAGTTTGCTATGAAGCTCAATCGAGAATGAGACATACGGCGATACGAGTTTGTACATATGACttgtataaataaaaaatttctagtaaaaTTCTTTTAACAAAGAAATAAGTGGAGACATAAAACGATTCAATCATcgaatgtttaaaaaaaatactgtGTTCATTTATCTATATATTTTGTTATCAATTTAAACAGAATTTTCGAAGCATCATCTCGAATTATTTTTGCATTTTATATAAGTCTACTTGACTGATCCATTTAAATCAATAATTGcttatgagtgagtctcatgtgagaccgtctcatggatcataatctgtgagacgggtcaaccctatccatattcacaataaaaagtaatactcttagcataaaaagtaatactttttaatgggtgaccgaaataaaagatccgtctcacaaatatgacccgtgagaccgtctcacacaagtttttgtcattactTAATCAGTTGTAACCCAACCCTAAAGCACTTCTAAGAAATCCAAAACCATTCCTAACCTAGCGTTTTAACCGTCACGTAATAAATTTCATGTTGACATAATTTGTCCCAGTTTTTTTCCTTTAAAAAATGCGCTATGATAaccaaacataaataaaaaaaaatatatttaaatagttaattttataagataaaaacttgtgtcaGATGATCTTACAAAtcttattttgtgagatagatatcttatttgagtcattaatgaaaatatcattttttatactaagaatattaatttttattgtgaatataaatAGTTTAAAATCTATTAAAATTTGTGAGATGGTCACTCAATTTAGGGCACCCACATTGGTTGGTTAATGGGTGTTAATAACACCCATTAATTTTCGCCCACCAATGTGGGCGCAAGAATTAATAATCTTGGCTGACATGGCAGCCAAGAAATTCATTATAATGAACGGCGTTATTTcgaaatttgcgacggtttttcgtaAACCATCacaaatttgcgacggttttgcgTAAAGCGTCGCAAAGTGAAAAGCgtcggttttttttaaaaaaaggtcgctatttgcgacggttttttaacaCCCGTCGCTATGtgcgacggttttcaaaaacCTTTGCTAATTATCACCAACGGCTATTTTCAAACGGCAAAATTATGCACCAACGGCTATATTCGAAATTACTCACTATATATACTAATCAATTTCTACAAATTCATCCCACAACATTTatcttttcatatttttaagTCAAATGAGTGACAATAGTCAGAACTCACAAAATCGACCTCGATTTGTTTCTTCTACACAATATCCACCACAATTTCCAAATTGGCCGTTTGTTTCAAATTTCCAAGGTTATGAAAATCCTTTGAATCATCCAAATTACACCTCCCGAGCTCCGTATCCACCGCCTACACTGAATATTGGCAAAGTATAGGCAACTCAGATTTCATGTCGCCTTATTTTTATGGATTATATAATCCACAATCCACCAATATGCCAATCGAAAACAAGCCGCCAACTCCTACGTTTGTCCCAGAGACTCAGTTGTCCGACCGTGAAACACGAGTTGATCTCGAAAATGTGCAAAATACTGATGTAGATGTTGAGGGTACGAAGAAGCGAATAATATGTAAAAAGGAGGAAGACGAGCTACTAGCGAGATCGTATGTCACAATGAGTGATGACCCAGTCATCGGCAATGATCAGAAGGGGAATGATTTCTGGAGACGTGTTGCGGACTACTACAATGACAATCGTCCCGCTGGTTCATCTCGGAGAGCTTTAAACGTGATTCGATCTCATTGGCACAATACCGTCCAAAAAAAGGTAAATCACTTCAACGCAAATTATAATAGTGTTTACAATACTTATCGAAGCGGCCATAGTGATGAAGACATATTGCGGTTTGCATATGAAAAATATCGTGATGAAAATAATGGAGTTGCATTTAATCTGGAGCATGTGTGGAGAATCATGAAAACACGTCCACTGTTCACTCCACAGTCCGATGATCACTTGGTTGGTACAAAGAAAGCGAGAATCTCAGAGTCGGGGGCTAGCAACACCTCATCGAACAAAGATGCGagtattgatttagatataAATGAAGAAGAGATTCGTCCAATTGGTCAAAAAACCGCAAAAAGAAGAGGTAAAAACAAAGCAAAATCATCGATGGAGGATTTGACAACCAGATACGACAGTTTGTTCGAAAGTTTTAATCAGTATACAGACATAAAGAAGAACGAATCTGAATGGAAACAAAAAGAACTTGCAATAGATGTAGTATTAGTAGAATAAATTAAGTAGAAGTAGTCTTAAAATTAATTATCGTAATTCATTT contains:
- the LOC140830332 gene encoding glutathione S-transferase T3-like, which produces MPIENKPPTPTFVPETQLSDRETRVDLENVQNTDVDVEGTKKRIICKKEEDELLARSYVTMSDDPVIGNDQKGNDFWRRVADYYNDNRPAGSSRRALNVIRSHWHNTVQKKVNHFNANYNSVYNTYRSGHSDEDILRFAYEKYRDENNGVAFNLEHVWRIMKTRPLFTPQSDDHLVGTKKARISESGASNTSSNKDASIDLDINEEEIRPIGQKTAKRRGKNKAKSSMEDLTTRYDSLFESFNQYTDIKKNESEWKQKELAIDVVLVE